Genomic segment of Paenibacillus sp. FSL R5-0623:
CGATTAACTGGGCCGCCTGGAAAGCAGCAGATGATGAAGAACGTGCGGTAGCACTGGACGAGCTGGAGGAATTCTGGAAAGAATGGAAAGAAGTCGAGAATTCCTCCCAGGGAAGCACTGTCGTTTATACCGTAGTGGGACAAAAGGCTGACCTTTGCATGATGCACCTGCGTGAAACGCTGGAAGATCTGAAGGCTGTTGAGAACGCGTTTAACAAAACGATGTTTGCCCAATACACAACCAAATCGTATTCCTACGTCAGTGTAGTGGAACTGAGCAACTATCTTGGCAAAGAAGGCGAAGACCCGATGCAGAATCCGGAAATTATCGCCCGTCTGAAACCTGTTCTGCCACAACGACAATACATTTGCTTCTATCCAATGAACAAAAAACGTGAGCTGAACGACAACTGGTACATGCTGTCCATGGACGAGCGTCGCACCATGATGCGCAGTCACGGCATGATTGGTCGTAGCTACGCAGGTAAAGTGAAACAGATCATTACCGGCTCTGTCGGTTTCGACGATTGGGAATGGGGCGTTACGCTATTTGCGGATGATGCACTTCAGTTCAAAAAACTCGTCTATGAGATGCGTTTCGATGAAGTTAGCGCCCGTTATGGCGAATTCGGTTCGTTCTATGTGGGAAGTCTGTTGAACGAAGAAACACTGGAAGACATGCTTAAGCTGTAAAAATAGCACAAAGCACAATAAAGCACCGCGACATCTCCTCTTGAGGATATTGTCAGCGGTGCTTTATTATCTATCAATATTCTACTACCTCAAGCTTGATTTAGATCTATATTGTTTGAACTATTTATTTACACAAAAACGGAAAGGACAGAAAAAACCTGAAAAAGCGAAGCTACAAGCTTTCTGAAAGAAAGCTACTTCGAAAGCATCCACTTCGCCTAAAAGCTTTCTGAAAGAAAGCTGCATCGGAAGCATACGCTATCACCGGATTTTCCCTTTAACAAAGGGGAATCAAAAAAATCTGGGGATAACAGCGATTGGAAGGTTATGTCTCTAATCCTGCTCCTCATCAACCGCTTTTAGCGATTCGAGGAACTCGGCTGTGGCCCGGTCACGGTCACGCCCCTTCTCTTTAAGCCGCTCAATCGCAGGCATAATGAGAATATCTACTTCTTTCTGCACGATGTAGGCCAGATCATACTGATCCTGTTCCTCCAGATAACCCCCGACCTGCATCAGGGCGTTGTATCGATCCAACTCTTCACGTGTTAATAGTCCCCGGACCTGAACACTGCAATGTCTCATCCAAAAAACCGCCCTTTCTTCAGGACTAGTGGAATACCACCAATGATGAACAGATAACGCAAATCAACCAGCTTCTTCAACTGAGCTGCTTTCCAGCCCTTGTATTTCTTGCCGCCTACAACGGCGATGGCTTCACCTTTACCCAATGAGGCAACCGTGCCTTTGCTCGTAAATACAAAAGGTTGTGGCTGTTTCTTGCGAATGGATGCCACGACGTTCTTGGCGCAGTTCACACCCTGCTGCATCGCAATCTGGGCTGTTGGCGGATAAGGCCGTCCTTCGGCATTGAACACAAGCGAATTATCACCAATGACATAAACATGTTCATGTCCAGGGGCACGCAGATAATCATCTACCTTCACACGTCCTCGCATCACTTCAAGACCTGCCTGTTCAAGCAGTGAGTTACCGCGAATACCGCCGGTCCATACGACTGTAGCCGCATCGAGCTTTTCACCCTCACCCACAATAACCCCGTCCGGAAGACATTGCTTGATTGGGACACCAATTTTGAAAGTAACGCCCTTCTTCTTGAGCACATTCATCGCATGTTCTACCAATTCCGGGTCAAATCCAGGCAAGGCCGAAGGCGCTGCCTCTACATTATAGATGTGCACATGTTTTGGATTCACGTCGAACTCCTTGCACAGCTGTGGAATACGATCTGCAAGTTCAGCTACGAATTCAACACCACTGAAACCCGCTCCACCTACGACAAACCGAATACGATTTCGTTTGTTATCGTTTTTGTACATCGCAAATTGATATTCGATGTGTTCACGAATCAGTCTGACCGAGTTAATGCTGCGGATTGTCATGGCGTGATCGAGCATCCCCGGAATACCGAAGGTCTCAGGCTCACCGCCTAGTCCAATAATCAGATAATCATAGGATAACGTGCCGTCCTCCAGAATAATCTTCCGATCCTGCAGACGAATCTCCTTCACGGAAGACTTGACCAGATCAATTTTGAACTCATCAATCAGCTTGGAAATAGGGACTCTTGCATGCTCAATGGTATCCGTGCCGGCTGCCGGCATATGTAGATGTGTAGTAATATAATGATAATCATGCCGGTTCACCAATGTGACATCGGCCTCGTTATAGTTCAATTCCTTCTGCAGCCGCTGGGCTGTCAGAATCCCGCCATAGCCCGCGCCGAGGATGACGATTTTGGGAATACTGCTCATGTCTATACCCCTTCCGGTTTCACTTGCATCAGCCCGATCTTGGGTGAGATGCAAAATGCACATACTTACAAATATTGATGAGGTCTTGCCCATTATGACGACAAATGTTAACTTCGCGAATTTATTTAAACGTTTGCATCAAAATTGATCCGTTTGTATGCAAGTTATCGTTTTAAGTTGTGAAATTAACCACAAGATTCTACAAAACACGGGATCTCTCTTCATATTACATATTGACTCTAAATTAGACAAAAAAACACATAGTACAGGTCAAGGATATCTGTATTTCTGGTAAATATCAAGGTTTTTTTTGTTATTTTTCATAACCTTTCATTTCCAATTTCATCCTATTCTCATCTGATCTTCATCAATTGTTCTCAGTTTAGTGACGCCGCTAACTTTGCAACCCTGAGTACACCGTTTATAATAGGAAGGACAGTTCAGCACCCATGCTGGTTACGATCCGTAGCCTGCACATTCTTTCTGTTAACTACCTATTAAAATATGAAAGGTGTTGTTGATTCTTGACTGCACAAAATTCCAGTCATGATATGACTGATTTACTTATTATCGGTGGAGGCCCTGCGGGTCTGTTCGCTGCGTTTTATGGCGGGATGCGTCAGGCATCCGTTACACTGGTTGAAAGCATGCCACAGCTTGGCGGACAACTTGCCGCTCTTTACCCGGAGAAATACATCTATGATGTAGCCGGATTCCCGAAAGTAACGGCTCAGGAACTGGTGAATAACCTCGTTGAGCAAATGAATCATTTTAACCCGAACATCCGCCTTGAAGAAAAGGTTGTATCGGTGGAGAAAAAGGATGAACAACATTTCATCGTGAAGACGGATGAGAATGAATATCATGCCAAAGCTGTCATTATTACAGCTGGTGTAGGTGCATTCGAACCACGTCGCCTGGAGCTTGAAGGTGCTGCCAAGTTCGAGAAGAGCAACCTGCACTACTTCATCAGTGATCTGAATGCCTTCGCTGGCAAAAAGGTACTGATCAGTGGCGGCGGTGACTCTGCGGTAGACTGGGCACTCATGTTGGAGCCGATCGCTGAGCAAGTGACGCTGATCCATCGCCGGGACAAGTTCCGTGCGCATGAGCACAGTGTCGAAAACCTGATGAATTCCAAGGTTAATGTCGTTACACCGACCGAAATCACGGAACTTCACGGAGATGACACGATTACCAAAGTAACCCTTTCCCATGTGAAAACCAAAGAAACTCAGGAAATTGAAGTAGATGATGTGATCGTTAACTTCGGATTTGTCTCTTCTCTCGGACCAATTGCCGAGTGGGGTATCGAAATTGATAGTAACTCCATCGTTGTTGATTCCCGCATGGAAACATCCATTCCAGGAATCTTCGCTGCCGGTGATATCACAACATACCCGGGTAAACTGAAACTGATCGCTGTCGGATTCGGCGAAGCTCCAACAGCTGTCAACAATGCGAAGGTATACTTCGATCCGGATGCCAAGTTGTCCCCAGGACACAGCAGTAACATGAAACGCTAGTTTTGCTGAAATAACATATATTGATACAAAAAAGGGTATCTTACTCCTGAGTGAATCCATATCAGGAGGGATACCCTTGTCTTATATATGCCCGCTGTGTAACGGTCTGGTTGTACCGGAGCAGGCTTGCCCCCACTGCCTTCAGGGACTGTTAGAATGCGGCAAATTGGATGATTACACCGGACCATACAGCCCCTACGTATTCCAACCTTCCTCTGACACGGCAGACGAAGTCGAAAACGTTTGCAATCATGTGATGTACTGTCACCATTGTCAGACGAGCACGCCATGGCCTGTCTCACTATGGGACTTGTCCGGAAACCTGTAACATTGCCTGCAATGAGGATCTCTAGTGAAGAATGGCAGATACGTCGGTACCCAGTTTGCGCTTATGGATTTCTGCCAACAGCAGTGCGATGAAATCTCGTTCGAGATTCAACTCAATCGCTTTATGGTAGGAATCCAACAACATCTCATCGGATAACATAGCCATTTCCCGCCACAACCTTTCCTTTTTTTTCCTCAAAACTATCATATCAGAGATTCATATAGAGAACAAGCGTTCTTGTTATCCACAACGATATGTGGAAATCCTGTGCATAGTTTGTTGATAAATGGAAAATATATAGAGTAATCAACGTGTATAGTGTGGACAATATTTATGCACAGGAAGTTTGTACTACTGTCAGAACGTTTATCAGCGTATTTTTTTTGGAATAAATTCATAGTTTCAAGACTTGTTGCGAGTAAATTACCCGGTAATGTAAAATTTCAAACGGTTTTCATAACGTTTTCTTCTATATATTATCGGTTTTTCTTGGATTTTCTTGAGCTTTCCCATTCATTTTCTATTGGGGTCTGGTATTTACTTCCAAAATCCAGATCTTGCCTGAATAATCCAGTCCATAATCAAATCCAAGCTGACCTACACCAGGGAACTGACTCTCCATAATGTACGTACATGTCAGTGTAAGTGAACGCATCTCCCGGCGTTTGTGCCGACCGGATATATGTGGCAGGGATAAACCAAGAGCTCGCCTTCCTGATAACATGGTGCCACCCTTGCTCAGATTCGTCACACAGAGCCCGGGACGAGCGAGTCGTCCTACTAAAGAACGGAATACCCAGCCTCGTTGGGTTTTAACAACTTTGACTCTGTAATCAACAGGTCTCCCTTGAATTGTTGCCAGATGAATGCCTTGCTGGATCAAGTACTTTCGTCTAGCCTTTACACGCACCAGAGAGCGATACATCTGGCTGAAACTGGTGAAAGAACGGGTCGTTTTCATATGGGTGTATCGATAAGCCCCACCGCTCGCCGATACCCGGATGACACCGTAACCTCCACCACCGACAATAGGTTTGACATACACCATTCCATAACGACTGAGCATTTGCTGCAGATTACCCGGGTTGAATGCCTTGGTCTGTGGGATATGGACAGCAGCTACCGGGTATTTCATCAGAGCCGCTGTCTTCCGCCATTTGCTTGCAAGTTGTCTCGACATGGGTTGATCTCCTTCCTTGAAACAATAGTCCTTCCTTATACATACTCAACAGAAGCCTTGCTTTCTTGGATGTCTGTCCACGGCAATGGCCCCTTTTCCATGTAACCTGTCCCAGGGTGATGGCGGAAACGGGAACAAGCGCCCGGTTTGCTTTTCAAACAAGTCAATCTGTCGTATGCTACTAAGGAATGGCTTGGAAGGGCTTAAATATGAGGATCTAAGGAGCGTTCAGAACAAATGGAAGCATTTTTCAAATCACTTTATGGCGTAGCCTATTTTGCAATGTCGATCGTTCTGGTAGCTGTTACGGTACTTCTCTTTGTCACAGGTATTCGACTGTTTATGCAAAAGCGTAATCGCGGCTTTGCCGTGAGTTGTCTTATATTTGCCTGTTTCATCGTCTTTATCATTGTTGTTATGTTAACTACGCCCTTCTCTGCCACACCGCCGGGTTCACCGGAAGCCATGGCTGCCCTTCTTCACTTTGGGTAGTTGAACTCTGTAGAAGGAGATGCTTATGACACGTACTAATGAAACCTTAGGAATTATTGATATCGGCTCGAACTCCATTCGTCTAGTTATATATGAACTGGATCAGGACGCAGCCTATCGCATCATTCATGAAGACAAATATGCCGCTCGTCTGAGCAGCGTTGTTGAGTCCGATGGAACCATTCTGCGCCATTCACTGGATAAAGCCATCACCATCTTGCGTCAGTTCAAAGCGACCTGTGAAGCGTATCAGACCAAACTGATTCGTGCAGCAGCTACCGCAGCCATTCGTAATGCAAGCAATGTCCTGGAGATTATTGAATGGCTGGAGACAGAGACCGGGCTTACCATTGAATGTGTATCGGGAGATCGGGAGGCCTATTATGGGTTCCTTGGTGTCACTCAATCCATTGATCTGGCAGACGGTTACGTCGTGGATATTGGAGGTGGCAGCACAGAGATTACGGTCTTTCGGGATCGGAAAAGGTTACATAGCATCTCCCTCCCCATTGGTGCAGTGAATTCACATGCCCGATACGGGGGTGAAGATCAGTGGACCGAGGCTAATGCAAATGCATTGTGCAACGAAGTCACTGAAGCTCTTCGTGGACAGGATTGGATTCGTGAGCATCCTGGTCTGCCACTCATCGGACTTGGCGGCACAATGCGTACACTCGCCAAAGTGGAACAGAAGCGTACCCAGTATTCTTTGCCTGTCAGCCATCATTATGAGATTAGTGAGGAAGCGATGGAGAACATCGCTCGCTCCTTGCCACATCTCACCTCAGCACAGCGCAAAAAGGTACCTGGGCTCGCCAAAGATCGCGCTGACATCATTGTGCCCGGCGTACTGATCCTGCGAACAATCTTCCAGTTAATACAGGGAGATCGTTATGTGGTTAGTGGCGCGGGTCTACGAGACGGGTTATTGCGAGATTACATGGCTGGAGGTCAGCCGGTCGTTCCAGACGCGCTGAAGGACAGTATCCGCAACTTTATCCATTTTGGTCCGCCTATTCCAGAGAAACGTCTGCAACGGATTCATCAGGATATGGTTACCCTGTACACTGCATTACAAGGTACCCCTCCTGATCAAGCAGATGCCCGAATCCTGTATGCATCCTCCATGCTGCACATGGCAGGTAAGCAGATTAACTATTTCCGTTATACACAGCATTCGGCCTATTGGATCATGAATGCAAGCATCTATGGACTTTCTCATCGGGAGACCATTCTAAGTGCCAGTGCAGCTGATTATCATCCCAAAAAAAGAACGCCCCAGTTGCTGAATAAGCACCGGGACATTCTGAAAAACTCGGATGAGCGGCATGCTCATCGAATTGGCTCTCTGCTGCGCGTAGTCGAAGCCATTAATCGATCTGAGAGCATCGCTGCGATCAAAGCAACAAAAGAAAACGACTCACTGCAGGTGCAATTCACCTGTACAGCTGAGCCGTTACTGGAACTTGATGGCCTGGAAGAGGCCGTCAAGGATCTGAAGGAAGCCTGGGGAGTTACGTTAACGCACTCCATTCAGCAGGCTTCCAAGGGATAATACCCATGGCCTCCGTCTGACTTCTCAGCGGGGGCTTTTCATTTTCTACAAATACATAATTGCCACCAGGCATAAGTTCTCTGGCTTTGACATTATCCATAAGCGACAGATTAAGAATATCGACCAGCATCTTCTTCAGCTCTGGATCGAATACGGGACACATCAGTTCAATTCTTCGATTCAGGTTACGTGTCATCCAGTCTGCACTGGAGATGAATACATCGGGATTGCCGCTGTTTTCAAAATAAAACAACCGGGAATGCTCCAGGAAGCGATCCACAATGCTAATGACCCGAATGTTCTCACTGAGTCCCTCCACCCCTGGACGCAGACAACATACACCACGCACAATCAGATCAATCTGAACGCCGGCTTGAGAAGCCTCGTACAATTCATCAATCATTTCCTGATGGGATAAGGAGTTGATCTTGGCAATGATTCTGGAAGGTTTGCCTTTCAGCGCATGCTCTGTTTCTCTTCGAATCAGTGCAAACAGCTCATCCTTCATCCCATCTGGAGCTACGCGGAACGCCTGCAATGCCTTCGGACCGGAGTATCCGGTAATCTCATTGAACAATTCGGATGCATCTTCTCCAATAATTGGATTAGAGGTGAATAGTCCCACGTCCGTATACACTTTGGCTGTACTCTCATTATAGTTACCGGTTCCTACATGAACATAACGTCTTAAACCCTGCTGTTCCCTGCGTACGACAAGAATGATTTTGGCATGGGTCTTCAGTCCAACCAGTCCATAAACCACGTGACAACCGGCCTTCTCCAGCTTACGGGCCCAAGCAATGTTGCGCTCTTCATCAAATCGGGCTTTCAGTTCCACCACCACCGTGACCTGCTTACCACTCTCAGCGGCAAGTGCAAGTGCCGGAATAAGGCGTGAATCGCCATTGACCCGATATAAGGTCATCTTGATGGCCAGAACTCTTGGATCTTCCGAAGCCTCCAATATAAAATCAGTGACTGGTTCAAACGATTCGTACGGATGATGCACCAGTACATCGCGTTTGCGCAGCAGCTCAAAATGACTTTCTCTTGGCAGAAACTCAAGGGGGTAGACTGGCTTCACCGGACTGTATTTCAGATGTGAGAAACTTTCCAGACTGTCCACGAATCCCGCCAGAAAACTCAGATCAAGTGGTCCATCAATTTCATATACCGGGTCGTGAATATCAAATTCATCCTGCAATTCCAATAAGGCATCCGGACGAAAATCCTTACACACTTCCAGTCGTACAGGAGCCCCGCGGCGTCTGCGCCGCAATTCTTTTTCAATAGCCTCAAGCAGATCTCCCGCTTCTTCTTCATTAATAAACAGATCCGCATTACGGGTCACCCTGAATTCCTGTGCAGCAAGCGAGATATATCCGCTGAAGAGCGTATGGATATGATGTTTGATAAGGTCTTCAATCAGGATGAATGTTTTCTTTTTGCTATTCGCCCGAATGGGAGCCTGAACTACCCGCGGCAGATTGGAAGGTACCTGAACAATAGCCATAAACGGCTCGCCCTTTTGCTCCCCTTCCTTCTGTAACATCACGGACAGATAGACAGACTTGTTGTGTACCAGCGGGAACGGACGACTCTGGTCAATCGCCATCGGTGTGAGTACCGGAAAAATAATTTCATGAAAGTACTGGTCCATTGCGCGCTGCTGTGTCACATTAAGATCTGTATATTCCTGAATGTTCACGCCTTTCTTGGCGAGTATACGAATGAGTTCACGATACGTTTTATACTGTTCGGCGACCATGGTCCCGGTTCGTTTGATCAATCTGCGGTACAATCCCGAAGGCGTGTATCCTGTAAAATCTTTTTGCGTGAATCCGGCCTTGATCTTCTCTTTTGTCTCCGCCACCCTTACACTGACGAACTCGTCCAGATTACTAGCGACAATGCCGAGAAATCTCATGCGTTCCAGCAGAGGCGTTGTTGGATCCTGGGCCTCCTGAAGTACGCGCCGATTAAATTCAACCCAACTCAAATCACGATTAACGTAGTTACCTGTTTTGACGTCTCTATGCATGTATGGCCTCCGAATGTGTTGCATATCTATTCTTGGTTAGAAGTTCTCATATAATTGTACTATTCGTAATCAACATCAAGCGTCAGCGCAGTGTAAACGCTACGTAAAATTTATGTAAATGATACCTCATGGCCGCAACTTTTTCCATCCCTTTACAAAGGTCAATAGACAGAGTAAAGTGAAGTACAGTGTGATTTGGTCCGGTTGCTTGTTCTCATTCCAAATATAGTTGATTAAAGGAGTATATAATGAAATCCAACAAACCTAGAACGTTACAAAAAAATATAGAATTTTTCACGGCTGCACTATCTCAATGTATGGTAAGCGCGTGGCAGGAAGACCCGGCTGGTGTCTATTGCGAGGTCGGTTGTGGCATTGTGGAGCGGATCAGTGAAGACAGTGTGCGCATCCGAAACAATGACGGAACAAAGAGCCATTATGCACGAGATATCACGATGTTCCAGACTGAAAAATAATTTTGCTTAAATACGTAAAAAAGACTAGCTTTCCGAAACAAGGTGTTGTATACTCTTGCCACAAGGAAAGGAGGTGCGTCAACATTTCTAATGTCATGTTGAACGTGTCCCTTACCCGATCCACTAGCTCAAATTAAAAGAGTCTGGTGGAGGCGCGGGATACGGATCAATGTTTCAAAAAGCGCCACGGGTAGAAAAGCCGTCTTCGGACGGCTTTTTGTTTTCTCTTTTTCTGTAGAGAGGTTGAGAAAACACCCAAAATATTGGAAATGGACCCTTTAGTAGAGTAAACCAGGATGGCTATAATTAGGATGCAACTCAACCTAAATCCGAGGAGGCATCTTGTAATGTTCAAAAATGTAAGGGGTTTCAAGACATCCATCATGTTGGCTTTTGTTTTGTTATTCACCTCCATCATGTTGCCCGCAGGTCAGCATGCCAGCGCAGCACCAAGTTTCGCCAAAGGAGCCGACATCAGTTGGGTTCCCGGAATGGAAGCCCAAGGTTACAAATGGAAAGATAAAAACGGCGTACAACGCGACATCATTGATATTTTGAAAAAAGACTATCAAATCAACTCGGTTCGCATTCGGGTATTCGTTAATCCTTCGAATGATTATGGGAACGGTTACATAAATAAGGATCGTGCGGCTGCACTCGCACAACGTGCCAAAAATGCTGGCATGAGTGTAATGCTTACCCTGCACTACAGCGATTCCTGGGCAGACCCTGGTCAGCAAACCAAACCTGCTGCCTGGAAAAATTATACGTTCCAACAGCTCATGGATGCGGTATGGAACCACACTCGTGAAGTTATGACGGCAATGCAAAGCAAAGGCGTTACCCCGGACTGGGTACAGATCGGGAATGAAACAAGTAACGGTATGTTATGGGAAGATGGCAAAGCATCCACCAACATGAAAAACTATGCGTGGTTGGTGAACACAGGCCATAACGCAGTGAAATCCCTGAGCAGCGGCACCAAAACCATTGTGCATCTGGCAGGTGGGGATGATAACGCCCTCTATGTATGGAATATTGGAGGCCTGATCAATAACGGAGCCAACTTTGACATGATTGCCATGTCCCTCTATCCTTCAGCTTCCGGCTGGAACACCGCTGTGACAAATACGGTAAACAACGCCAAGGATATGATCAACCGTTATGGCAAAGAGATCATCATCTCCGAAATTGGCATGGACAATAACCAGGCTGCAGCTGGTAAAAGTTTTGTTGCTGCGATGAAAAACCAAATCCGTAATCTGCCCAATGGCAAAGGTAAAGGTGTATTCTACTGGGAGCCTCAGGCTACACCAGGATACAACGGCGGCTACGGCAAAGGCGCATGGCAGTCCAATATGATGCCAACTGTTGTCATGGAAGGATTTATTGACTAGAACACGGAGAGGTTAGATGTTTGGATGAGAGCAGTGGTGGCGTTCCGGTGGCAGATCGTTCTTATGATCGCTGTTGTATCCTAATTTCTC
This window contains:
- the ppk1 gene encoding polyphosphate kinase 1; its protein translation is MHRDVKTGNYVNRDLSWVEFNRRVLQEAQDPTTPLLERMRFLGIVASNLDEFVSVRVAETKEKIKAGFTQKDFTGYTPSGLYRRLIKRTGTMVAEQYKTYRELIRILAKKGVNIQEYTDLNVTQQRAMDQYFHEIIFPVLTPMAIDQSRPFPLVHNKSVYLSVMLQKEGEQKGEPFMAIVQVPSNLPRVVQAPIRANSKKKTFILIEDLIKHHIHTLFSGYISLAAQEFRVTRNADLFINEEEAGDLLEAIEKELRRRRRGAPVRLEVCKDFRPDALLELQDEFDIHDPVYEIDGPLDLSFLAGFVDSLESFSHLKYSPVKPVYPLEFLPRESHFELLRKRDVLVHHPYESFEPVTDFILEASEDPRVLAIKMTLYRVNGDSRLIPALALAAESGKQVTVVVELKARFDEERNIAWARKLEKAGCHVVYGLVGLKTHAKIILVVRREQQGLRRYVHVGTGNYNESTAKVYTDVGLFTSNPIIGEDASELFNEITGYSGPKALQAFRVAPDGMKDELFALIRRETEHALKGKPSRIIAKINSLSHQEMIDELYEASQAGVQIDLIVRGVCCLRPGVEGLSENIRVISIVDRFLEHSRLFYFENSGNPDVFISSADWMTRNLNRRIELMCPVFDPELKKMLVDILNLSLMDNVKARELMPGGNYVFVENEKPPLRSQTEAMGIIPWKPAEWSALT
- a CDS encoding sporulation histidine kinase inhibitor Sda, translating into MAMLSDEMLLDSYHKAIELNLERDFIALLLAEIHKRKLGTDVSAILH
- a CDS encoding YheC/YheD family protein; this encodes MSRQLASKWRKTAALMKYPVAAVHIPQTKAFNPGNLQQMLSRYGMVYVKPIVGGGGYGVIRVSASGGAYRYTHMKTTRSFTSFSQMYRSLVRVKARRKYLIQQGIHLATIQGRPVDYRVKVVKTQRGWVFRSLVGRLARPGLCVTNLSKGGTMLSGRRALGLSLPHISGRHKRREMRSLTLTCTYIMESQFPGVGQLGFDYGLDYSGKIWILEVNTRPQ
- the hemQ gene encoding hydrogen peroxide-dependent heme synthase, whose translation is MNEAASTLEGWYALHDFRSINWAAWKAADDEERAVALDELEEFWKEWKEVENSSQGSTVVYTVVGQKADLCMMHLRETLEDLKAVENAFNKTMFAQYTTKSYSYVSVVELSNYLGKEGEDPMQNPEIIARLKPVLPQRQYICFYPMNKKRELNDNWYMLSMDERRTMMRSHGMIGRSYAGKVKQIITGSVGFDDWEWGVTLFADDALQFKKLVYEMRFDEVSARYGEFGSFYVGSLLNEETLEDMLKL
- a CDS encoding NAD(P)/FAD-dependent oxidoreductase encodes the protein MTAQNSSHDMTDLLIIGGGPAGLFAAFYGGMRQASVTLVESMPQLGGQLAALYPEKYIYDVAGFPKVTAQELVNNLVEQMNHFNPNIRLEEKVVSVEKKDEQHFIVKTDENEYHAKAVIITAGVGAFEPRRLELEGAAKFEKSNLHYFISDLNAFAGKKVLISGGGDSAVDWALMLEPIAEQVTLIHRRDKFRAHEHSVENLMNSKVNVVTPTEITELHGDDTITKVTLSHVKTKETQEIEVDDVIVNFGFVSSLGPIAEWGIEIDSNSIVVDSRMETSIPGIFAAGDITTYPGKLKLIAVGFGEAPTAVNNAKVYFDPDAKLSPGHSSNMKR
- a CDS encoding NAD(P)/FAD-dependent oxidoreductase, giving the protein MSSIPKIVILGAGYGGILTAQRLQKELNYNEADVTLVNRHDYHYITTHLHMPAAGTDTIEHARVPISKLIDEFKIDLVKSSVKEIRLQDRKIILEDGTLSYDYLIIGLGGEPETFGIPGMLDHAMTIRSINSVRLIREHIEYQFAMYKNDNKRNRIRFVVGGAGFSGVEFVAELADRIPQLCKEFDVNPKHVHIYNVEAAPSALPGFDPELVEHAMNVLKKKGVTFKIGVPIKQCLPDGVIVGEGEKLDAATVVWTGGIRGNSLLEQAGLEVMRGRVKVDDYLRAPGHEHVYVIGDNSLVFNAEGRPYPPTAQIAMQQGVNCAKNVVASIRKKQPQPFVFTSKGTVASLGKGEAIAVVGGKKYKGWKAAQLKKLVDLRYLFIIGGIPLVLKKGRFFG
- a CDS encoding Ppx/GppA phosphatase family protein — encoded protein: MTRTNETLGIIDIGSNSIRLVIYELDQDAAYRIIHEDKYAARLSSVVESDGTILRHSLDKAITILRQFKATCEAYQTKLIRAAATAAIRNASNVLEIIEWLETETGLTIECVSGDREAYYGFLGVTQSIDLADGYVVDIGGGSTEITVFRDRKRLHSISLPIGAVNSHARYGGEDQWTEANANALCNEVTEALRGQDWIREHPGLPLIGLGGTMRTLAKVEQKRTQYSLPVSHHYEISEEAMENIARSLPHLTSAQRKKVPGLAKDRADIIVPGVLILRTIFQLIQGDRYVVSGAGLRDGLLRDYMAGGQPVVPDALKDSIRNFIHFGPPIPEKRLQRIHQDMVTLYTALQGTPPDQADARILYASSMLHMAGKQINYFRYTQHSAYWIMNASIYGLSHRETILSASAADYHPKKRTPQLLNKHRDILKNSDERHAHRIGSLLRVVEAINRSESIAAIKATKENDSLQVQFTCTAEPLLELDGLEEAVKDLKEAWGVTLTHSIQQASKG
- a CDS encoding glycosyl hydrolase 53 family protein: MLAFVLLFTSIMLPAGQHASAAPSFAKGADISWVPGMEAQGYKWKDKNGVQRDIIDILKKDYQINSVRIRVFVNPSNDYGNGYINKDRAAALAQRAKNAGMSVMLTLHYSDSWADPGQQTKPAAWKNYTFQQLMDAVWNHTREVMTAMQSKGVTPDWVQIGNETSNGMLWEDGKASTNMKNYAWLVNTGHNAVKSLSSGTKTIVHLAGGDDNALYVWNIGGLINNGANFDMIAMSLYPSASGWNTAVTNTVNNAKDMINRYGKEIIISEIGMDNNQAAAGKSFVAAMKNQIRNLPNGKGKGVFYWEPQATPGYNGGYGKGAWQSNMMPTVVMEGFID